A window of the Pedobacter frigiditerrae genome harbors these coding sequences:
- a CDS encoding BlaI/MecI/CopY family transcriptional regulator has product MEELTKAEERIMQVLWKLQNAFVKDIIDELEEEPKPPYNTISSIVRLLEKKGYVSYKAYGKTYEYFPAITKEDYTKTTFSKLFAGYFDNSPSSLLSFMVKEEKLSEKDIEELKALINKQS; this is encoded by the coding sequence ATGGAAGAATTAACTAAAGCTGAAGAACGCATCATGCAAGTTTTGTGGAAACTGCAAAATGCATTTGTTAAAGATATCATTGATGAGTTAGAGGAAGAGCCCAAACCTCCTTATAATACCATTTCCTCCATTGTTAGGCTTTTAGAAAAGAAAGGCTACGTAAGTTACAAAGCTTATGGAAAAACCTATGAGTATTTTCCAGCCATTACAAAAGAAGACTATACCAAAACAACCTTCTCTAAACTATTTGCAGGTTATTTCGATAATTCGCCCAGCAGCTTATTGTCATTTATGGTAAAAGAAGAAAAATTAAGTGAGAAAGATATAGAAGAGTTAAAAGCATTAATCAATAAACAATCCTGA
- a CDS encoding O-methyltransferase: MVFQFAIDYLKHRLTANSRHGTHSPFVYKLTDEVIYDFFEKKVYEAIEAQRKKLLNDDKLITVTDLGAGSHLNKNRTKKVSQIAKNALKAPRLAQLIYRLAENQHPSNMIELGTCLGITSAYLAKAQPTAKVLTIEGCPETAAVASQNFADLNLTNIELQVGNFNDLLPKAITNSETLDFVYVDGNHTKEATLNYFNWCLPKIHENSLLIFDDIYWSEGMKEAWQEIKNHPHVTVTVDLFWIGLVYFKKGQAKEHFKIKF, translated from the coding sequence ATGGTTTTTCAATTTGCTATCGATTATCTAAAGCATCGCCTCACTGCAAACAGTAGACACGGAACGCACTCGCCGTTTGTATATAAGTTAACTGATGAGGTAATTTACGACTTTTTTGAGAAAAAAGTATATGAGGCTATTGAGGCACAGCGAAAAAAACTTTTAAATGACGATAAGTTAATTACAGTTACCGATTTGGGTGCTGGGTCTCACCTGAATAAAAACCGTACAAAAAAAGTAAGCCAGATAGCAAAAAATGCTTTAAAAGCGCCACGTTTAGCACAGCTGATTTATCGTTTGGCGGAAAACCAGCATCCATCAAATATGATTGAGCTAGGAACTTGTTTGGGTATTACAAGTGCGTATTTAGCGAAGGCGCAACCAACAGCAAAAGTATTAACCATTGAAGGTTGCCCAGAAACTGCTGCAGTTGCTAGCCAAAATTTTGCTGATTTGAACCTAACAAATATCGAATTACAGGTTGGAAATTTTAACGATTTGTTGCCAAAGGCGATAACAAACTCTGAGACACTCGATTTTGTATATGTAGATGGAAACCATACTAAAGAAGCTACTTTAAACTATTTCAATTGGTGTCTGCCTAAAATCCACGAAAACTCACTACTGATATTTGATGATATTTATTGGAGTGAAGGAATGAAAGAAGCTTGGCAAGAAATCAAAAACCATCCTCATGTTACGGTTACCGTAGATTTGTTTTGGATTGGTTTAGTCTATTTCAAAAAAGGCCAAGCTAAAGAGCATTTCAAGATTAAGTTTTAA
- a CDS encoding transglutaminase-like domain-containing protein — MENLAEISALVKLLDDPDEEIYQHVQQRLLEYGNEVIIYLESAWEQSLDTLLQERIENIVHTIQFNNVKEDLNLWYQSGAFDLLQGALVINRYQYPDLDEQAIINQIEDIKREIWIGMQHEMSSIEKIKLINHVFYNQYGFSGNTKNHHDPQNSYLNQVLESKKGNQISLAIIYATLAQKLDIPVYGVNLPQHFILGYIDESNAEKEYGVLFYINAFNKGAIFGKHDVDQFLRQLNLEPQPGFYSPCSNTEIIRRIIRNLISAYENLGAADKVEELKQLQEILAENTI; from the coding sequence ATGGAAAATCTTGCAGAAATTAGTGCCTTAGTTAAATTATTAGACGATCCTGATGAAGAAATCTATCAGCATGTGCAACAGCGCCTGTTAGAATATGGCAATGAGGTTATCATTTATTTAGAAAGTGCCTGGGAACAATCTTTAGATACTTTATTACAAGAGCGTATAGAAAATATTGTTCACACTATTCAATTTAATAACGTTAAGGAAGATTTAAACTTATGGTATCAAAGCGGTGCGTTCGACCTTTTGCAAGGCGCTTTGGTAATTAACCGCTATCAATATCCTGATTTGGATGAACAAGCTATCATTAATCAGATTGAAGATATTAAACGTGAGATTTGGATTGGCATGCAACACGAAATGAGTTCTATTGAGAAGATTAAACTCATTAACCACGTTTTTTATAACCAATATGGATTTAGCGGCAACACCAAAAACCATCACGACCCACAAAATTCGTATCTAAATCAGGTTTTAGAAAGCAAAAAAGGAAATCAAATCTCATTGGCTATTATATATGCCACGCTTGCTCAAAAACTAGACATTCCTGTTTATGGTGTTAATTTACCGCAGCATTTTATTTTGGGATACATAGATGAGAGCAATGCTGAAAAAGAATATGGCGTTTTGTTTTACATCAATGCTTTCAATAAAGGCGCTATTTTCGGTAAACATGATGTCGACCAATTTTTACGTCAATTAAATTTAGAACCTCAACCAGGATTTTATTCGCCTTGCAGCAACACAGAAATCATTCGTCGTATTATTCGCAATTTAATTTCTGCTTATGAAAATTTAGGTGCTGCAGATAAAGTTGAAGAGTTAAAACAGTTGCAAGAGATTCTGGCTGAGAATACGATTTAA
- a CDS encoding alpha/beta hydrolase codes for MKKLVFLILFLFVVMEANAQQVIPLYKGAIPGAKTPPADYVEATVNGTDGVARVSKVVTPTLTAYLPSKPNGTAVIICPGGGYSILAFDKEGTLVAKRFSDLGITAFVLKYRLPSDAIMEDKSMGPLQDALQAIYLIRKNASVWNVDPAKIGIMGFSAGGHVASSLSVHYNDVKVQNQEGISLRPDFSVLIYPVINFGSYTHAGSVKNLLGENPTDAQRRYFSGELHINAQTPPAFLVHANNDGAVPVKNSLAYDEALAKNKVPAEMHIYQGGGHGFGMYNKTTKDDWFESLKNWMTANKWL; via the coding sequence ATGAAAAAATTGGTTTTTCTTATACTTTTTCTTTTTGTAGTGATGGAAGCAAACGCTCAACAAGTTATTCCGCTTTATAAAGGAGCAATTCCTGGGGCTAAAACTCCACCTGCCGATTATGTTGAGGCTACTGTTAACGGAACTGATGGTGTTGCAAGAGTAAGTAAGGTAGTAACGCCAACACTAACGGCATATTTGCCTTCAAAACCAAACGGTACAGCTGTTATCATTTGTCCAGGAGGAGGTTATTCTATTTTAGCTTTTGATAAGGAAGGTACTTTGGTAGCAAAAAGATTTAGCGATTTAGGCATAACTGCCTTCGTCTTAAAATATCGTTTGCCAAGTGATGCCATTATGGAAGATAAATCTATGGGCCCATTGCAAGATGCATTACAGGCCATTTATTTAATTCGTAAAAATGCGAGTGTATGGAATGTTGACCCTGCTAAGATAGGCATCATGGGCTTTTCGGCAGGTGGTCACGTTGCTTCAAGTTTAAGTGTTCATTATAACGATGTTAAAGTGCAAAATCAAGAGGGGATTAGCTTACGCCCAGATTTTTCTGTGTTAATTTATCCGGTAATTAATTTTGGGTCATATACTCACGCAGGTTCGGTTAAAAACTTATTGGGTGAAAATCCTACAGACGCACAAAGAAGATATTTTTCGGGAGAATTGCATATCAATGCACAAACGCCACCAGCATTTTTAGTTCACGCAAATAATGATGGAGCTGTACCTGTTAAAAACAGCTTAGCTTATGATGAAGCGTTAGCAAAAAACAAAGTTCCCGCGGAGATGCACATTTACCAAGGTGGCGGACACGGTTTTGGAATGTACAATAAAACCACAAAAGACGATTGGTTTGAAAGTTTAAAAAACTGGATGACTGCTAATAAGTGGTTGTAA
- a CDS encoding type II toxin-antitoxin system VapC family toxin has product MAERYLINTSAVIKYLNGSLTDIGLKLMDGIVDEESTLSFVSQIELQVWKPQNPDDMEVYQEFVANSIVLGIDDEIIAETIRIRKSFNLKLPDAIIAATCLIHKLVLIADNDKDFQKVDFLKTLNPNKLK; this is encoded by the coding sequence ATGGCAGAGAGATATTTAATAAATACTTCTGCTGTTATAAAATATCTAAATGGCTCATTAACTGACATAGGCTTAAAACTTATGGATGGTATTGTGGATGAGGAAAGTACTTTGTCATTCGTATCTCAAATAGAATTGCAGGTTTGGAAGCCTCAAAATCCTGATGATATGGAAGTATATCAAGAATTTGTTGCTAATTCTATTGTACTAGGTATCGACGATGAAATTATTGCAGAAACCATTAGAATAAGAAAGTCATTTAATCTTAAATTACCTGACGCAATTATTGCAGCAACTTGTTTAATACATAAACTGGTTCTTATTGCCGATAATGATAAAGATTTTCAGAAAGTCGATTTTTTAAAGACCTTAAATCCAAACAAACTAAAATAA